The following proteins are encoded in a genomic region of Sorangiineae bacterium MSr12523:
- a CDS encoding type II toxin-antitoxin system Phd/YefM family antitoxin encodes MKEVNVHEAKTHLSRLLQRVDAGEEIVIARGGRPIAKLVPFREPVQRVFGIDRGVFRVPDDFDAPLSDEILAAFER; translated from the coding sequence ATGAAAGAGGTCAACGTTCATGAGGCGAAGACACATCTTTCGCGGCTTCTTCAGCGCGTGGACGCCGGCGAGGAAATCGTGATCGCTCGAGGTGGCCGCCCCATCGCGAAGCTCGTCCCCTTTCGAGAACCCGTACAGCGCGTTTTCGGCATTGACCGAGGCGTTTTTCGCGTACCGGACGATTTTGATGCTCCGCTCTCCGACGAGATTCTCGCCGCCTTCGAGCGATGA
- the uppS gene encoding polyprenyl diphosphate synthase, which produces MTLVEARNLPSHVGIIMDGNGRWAQQRNLSRVRGHKEGSHAARRIIRAARRLGLRALTLYAFSEQNWARPEDEVDALMELLREFLLSEREEILENGIRLNAVGNLGRLPALVRAVLDPLRRESKENHEMTLTLALSYGGREEIVNAARELARAVAAGKLAPEDVTEQALHGLMPSLQVGDPDLIIRTSGERRISNFLLYGLAYSELHFADVLWPDFTAEDFYQAIASYQARERRYGLTGNQIEHLSLGQQPANGTSSNGLRPADRAEAARIAV; this is translated from the coding sequence ATGACGCTCGTCGAAGCACGCAATCTCCCGTCCCACGTCGGCATCATCATGGATGGCAACGGCCGTTGGGCGCAGCAGCGCAATTTGAGCCGTGTTCGCGGCCACAAAGAAGGCTCGCACGCCGCCCGGCGCATCATCCGCGCGGCCCGGCGCCTCGGCCTGCGCGCGCTCACCCTGTACGCCTTCAGCGAGCAGAACTGGGCCCGCCCGGAGGACGAGGTGGATGCCCTCATGGAGCTCCTGAGGGAGTTCCTGCTCTCCGAGCGCGAGGAAATCCTCGAAAACGGCATCCGGCTCAACGCCGTTGGCAACCTCGGCCGCTTGCCGGCCTTGGTGCGCGCCGTGCTCGACCCGCTGCGTCGCGAGAGCAAGGAAAACCACGAGATGACCCTCACGCTGGCCCTGAGCTACGGCGGCCGCGAGGAAATCGTGAACGCCGCCCGTGAGCTGGCCCGCGCGGTCGCCGCCGGCAAGCTGGCGCCGGAGGACGTGACCGAGCAAGCGCTCCACGGGTTGATGCCCAGCCTTCAGGTGGGCGATCCGGACCTGATCATCCGCACCTCGGGTGAGCGCCGCATCTCGAATTTTCTTCTGTACGGGCTGGCCTACTCCGAGCTTCACTTTGCCGACGTGCTCTGGCCCGACTTCACCGCGGAAGACTTTTACCAGGCCATCGCGAGCTACCAGGCCCGCGAGCGCCGCTACGGCCTCACCGGGAACCAGATCGAGCATCTGTCGCTGGGGCAGCAGCCGGCCAACGGCACGTCGTCGAACGGCTTGCGCCCGGCAGATCGAGCGGAGGCGGCGCGGATCGCCGTCTGA
- a CDS encoding Stp1/IreP family PP2C-type Ser/Thr phosphatase, producing the protein MIDSIRFFAATDVGKVREHNEDNFLVDKKLALFVVADGMGGHAAGEVASAIAVRTLHEEIKREKELIDDYVNGATGAAKVTQKDIIALLEHAVQRACAKIHEEAQGDADKRGMGTTLSAIIVLGHQAFIAHVGDTRIYMMRGDEVHQVTEDHTVHNELIKRGKLSREQIEKVAHKNAITRAVGVYERVEVDTLVIELLPSDTFVLASDGLTGYLQSVEELLTHLQKDGDQAAKSLVELANERGGKDNITLIIVKVGEEGEGDDERARRLALKRDVLARMPLFAKLTERELLRVMQAVEVRAFHEGDVVIQEGDRGDELFIVLEGKVLVSRGGATLTELGPGEHVGEMALIRSVPRSATVTALGGPAELIAIKRIDFFEILRKEHELAVKLLWQFLGVLADRLDQTSSELKHAREELTAEDITADIFPIVEQPTSPFPVR; encoded by the coding sequence ATGATCGACTCGATTCGGTTCTTTGCAGCCACGGACGTGGGGAAGGTCCGCGAGCACAACGAGGACAACTTCCTCGTCGACAAAAAGCTCGCGCTCTTCGTCGTAGCCGATGGCATGGGCGGGCACGCGGCCGGGGAAGTGGCCAGCGCCATTGCCGTGCGCACGTTGCATGAGGAGATCAAGCGGGAAAAAGAGCTGATCGACGACTACGTCAATGGAGCGACGGGGGCCGCCAAGGTCACGCAGAAAGACATCATCGCGCTGCTCGAGCACGCGGTGCAGCGGGCCTGCGCGAAGATCCACGAGGAAGCTCAGGGCGACGCCGACAAGCGCGGGATGGGCACCACCTTGAGCGCGATCATCGTGCTCGGGCATCAGGCGTTCATCGCGCACGTGGGCGACACCCGCATCTACATGATGCGGGGCGATGAAGTGCATCAGGTTACCGAAGACCACACCGTCCACAACGAGCTCATCAAGCGCGGGAAGCTCTCGCGCGAGCAAATCGAGAAGGTCGCCCACAAGAACGCGATCACGCGCGCGGTGGGTGTCTACGAGCGGGTCGAGGTGGACACGCTGGTCATCGAGCTTCTGCCGAGCGACACCTTCGTGCTCGCGAGCGATGGGCTCACCGGCTACCTGCAGAGCGTCGAAGAGCTGCTCACGCACCTGCAAAAGGACGGCGACCAGGCGGCGAAATCGCTCGTGGAGCTGGCGAACGAGCGAGGCGGCAAGGACAACATCACGCTCATCATCGTCAAAGTGGGCGAGGAGGGCGAGGGCGACGACGAGCGCGCCCGGCGCCTTGCGCTCAAACGCGACGTGCTGGCGCGCATGCCGCTGTTCGCGAAGCTCACCGAGCGCGAGCTCCTTCGGGTCATGCAGGCCGTCGAGGTGCGCGCCTTCCACGAGGGCGACGTGGTCATTCAAGAGGGCGACCGCGGCGACGAGTTGTTCATCGTCCTCGAAGGCAAGGTGCTCGTCTCACGCGGCGGGGCGACGCTCACGGAGCTCGGACCGGGCGAACACGTGGGCGAAATGGCCCTGATCCGCAGCGTGCCCCGTTCCGCGACGGTCACGGCCCTGGGCGGGCCGGCGGAGCTCATCGCCATCAAGCGCATCGACTTTTTCGAGATCCTGCGCAAGGAGCACGAGCTCGCGGTGAAGCTGCTGTGGCAATTCCTCGGCGTGCTGGCCGATCGGCTCGATCAAACGAGCAGCGAGCTCAAACACGCGCGCGAGGAGCTGACGGCCGAGGACATCACGGCAGACATTTTTCCCATCGTGGAGCAACCGACGTCGCCATTTCCGGTACGTTGA
- a CDS encoding DUF3943 domain-containing protein, whose amino-acid sequence MALLALGLAAQLVAVPPQQPSPQQKVDLSARWEPPVLHTTAFLTGLRYIEAYLYPHPFAEGNFEHIFERYRDTYTHWPIFDSDKPAFEWDGDSWRINVIGHGLMGSELYTRARICHFGWAGSLAFAIGSTVAWEYVFEGNGVRPSLWDLTYTPLSGLLLGEARYLIYRTAQSLDSPTARNILSAIADPFGEMERHWLGSPC is encoded by the coding sequence ATGGCGCTTTTGGCGCTGGGCCTGGCCGCGCAGCTCGTCGCCGTGCCGCCGCAGCAGCCATCGCCACAGCAGAAGGTGGACCTCTCGGCGCGCTGGGAGCCGCCCGTGCTTCACACGACGGCGTTCCTCACGGGCCTGCGCTACATCGAGGCGTACCTGTATCCGCATCCTTTCGCAGAGGGAAACTTCGAGCACATCTTCGAGCGCTACCGTGACACGTACACGCACTGGCCCATCTTCGACTCGGACAAGCCCGCCTTCGAGTGGGACGGCGATTCCTGGCGCATCAACGTCATCGGCCATGGCCTCATGGGCAGTGAGCTCTACACGCGCGCCCGCATCTGCCATTTCGGCTGGGCGGGCTCCCTCGCCTTCGCCATCGGCAGCACGGTCGCCTGGGAGTACGTCTTCGAGGGCAACGGCGTGCGCCCCTCCCTTTGGGACCTCACCTACACGCCGCTCAGCGGCCTACTCCTCGGCGAAGCGCGGTACCTCATCTACCGCACCGCGCAGTCGCTCGACTCCCCCACCGCGCGCAACATCCTGTCGGCCATCGCCGATCCCTTCGGTGAGATGGAGCGCCACTGGCTCGGCAGCCCCTGCTAA
- a CDS encoding phosphatidate cytidylyltransferase, with protein MAVTKSNLAMRLLTAAVAVPVILFLLYKCPPYAFYFLAFPAALVGSFELFAMTHPGDRVSQVVGVLLAAAASLLVWFFGHDTRVLLTLLVAIPLLGPLLTLIRVGDISTAALRACAMGFGPLFVALPMTMLAMLRRDMQDDGPGYVLVTLMFAWLADTGGYFAGRFLGKHKLYELVSPKKTVEGAVGGLAGSVVGALLASLVYLPAFPLAHSIPLAIVASALGQAGDLGESLLKRSTGVKDSGAIVPGHGGVLDRIDALLLTSTAVYLYMLWVHH; from the coding sequence ATGGCGGTAACCAAGTCGAACCTGGCGATGCGCCTTCTGACGGCGGCCGTCGCCGTCCCGGTCATCCTTTTCCTCCTCTACAAGTGTCCGCCGTACGCGTTTTACTTCCTCGCGTTTCCGGCGGCCTTGGTGGGCAGCTTCGAGCTGTTCGCCATGACGCACCCGGGGGACCGGGTTTCGCAGGTCGTGGGCGTGCTCCTCGCCGCGGCCGCGTCGCTTCTCGTTTGGTTTTTCGGCCACGACACGCGCGTGCTTCTCACGCTGCTCGTCGCCATCCCGCTCCTCGGGCCGCTGCTCACGTTGATTCGGGTGGGCGACATTTCCACCGCGGCGTTGCGTGCCTGTGCGATGGGGTTCGGCCCGCTCTTCGTGGCGCTGCCCATGACCATGCTCGCGATGCTTCGTCGCGACATGCAGGACGATGGGCCGGGCTACGTGCTCGTCACCTTGATGTTCGCGTGGCTCGCCGACACCGGTGGCTACTTTGCGGGCCGCTTTCTCGGTAAGCACAAGCTCTACGAGCTCGTTTCCCCGAAGAAAACCGTGGAAGGCGCCGTGGGCGGGCTTGCGGGCTCCGTCGTGGGCGCCCTGCTCGCGAGTCTCGTGTATTTGCCCGCGTTCCCGTTGGCCCACTCGATTCCGCTCGCCATCGTCGCGAGCGCATTGGGCCAGGCCGGTGACCTCGGTGAGTCCCTCTTGAAGCGCTCCACCGGCGTCAAAGACTCGGGCGCCATCGTTCCGGGCCACGGCGGCGTCCTCGATCGCATCGACGCCCTGCTCCTCACGAGCACCGCCGTGTACCTGTACATGCTCTGGGTCCACCACTAG
- the rpsD gene encoding 30S ribosomal protein S4 produces the protein MSRYTGPRVKIMRKLGTELPGLSPKKTERRPYPPGQHGQARKKLSEYAVRLLEKQKVRMNYGVSERQLRHLMHEAKTTAGNTGPKLIELLERRLDNIVFRAGFARTIPAARQLVNHGHILVNGKRVDIASYRIQKGDVVTVRDRKKIHAAVEQAFPVADGFQTPWIDVDRTKRQATISSLPDEGAVLFPLRVQLVVEFYSQKM, from the coding sequence ATGAGTCGCTATACGGGTCCGCGCGTTAAGATCATGCGGAAGCTCGGGACGGAGCTCCCCGGTCTGTCCCCCAAGAAAACGGAACGCCGGCCCTATCCCCCCGGCCAGCACGGTCAAGCGCGCAAGAAGCTCTCCGAGTACGCAGTGCGCCTTCTCGAGAAGCAGAAGGTCCGCATGAACTACGGGGTGAGCGAACGCCAGCTTCGTCACCTGATGCACGAGGCGAAGACCACGGCCGGTAACACGGGCCCGAAGCTCATCGAGCTGCTCGAGCGCCGTCTCGACAACATCGTCTTCCGCGCCGGCTTCGCTCGCACGATCCCGGCCGCCCGCCAGCTCGTCAACCACGGGCACATCCTCGTCAACGGCAAGCGCGTCGACATCGCGTCCTATCGCATCCAGAAGGGCGACGTCGTCACCGTGCGGGATCGCAAGAAGATCCACGCGGCCGTCGAGCAAGCCTTCCCCGTCGCGGACGGCTTCCAGACGCCGTGGATCGACGTCGATCGCACGAAGCGCCAAGCCACGATCTCGTCCCTCCCGGACGAGGGCGCGGTCCTCTTCCCGCTGCGCGTGCAGCTGGTCGTCGAGTTCTACTCGCAAAAGATGTAG
- a CDS encoding alpha/beta hydrolase, with product MYVTTRLGRWFYEERGEAQRPNDPAIVLLHALLFDGSAWDEQIGPLSQLGRVVVIDGPGHGKSEVPPPFSLDDHARALVDALDALGIFKALLVGVSWGGMVAMRVALDNPMRIVGLGLIDTTADAQTRIRRVKDRVMSTVFRTIGLPPSIVEKQIAPMLFAPKTLRERPELAERVYSRVSGFPRLGVSRAVKAVSVERQSILDKVRAISCPTLVVCGREDASAPPARSEAIVNRLPRATMRLIDDAGHASPIEQPEAVNAVLVPFVREHLTSEVQPQV from the coding sequence GTGTACGTCACAACCCGACTGGGCCGGTGGTTTTACGAGGAACGCGGGGAAGCGCAGCGGCCGAACGATCCGGCCATCGTGCTGTTGCACGCGTTGCTCTTCGATGGGTCGGCGTGGGACGAGCAGATAGGGCCGCTCTCGCAGCTGGGGCGCGTGGTGGTCATCGATGGGCCGGGGCACGGCAAGAGCGAGGTACCGCCGCCGTTTTCGCTCGATGATCATGCCCGGGCGCTGGTTGATGCGCTCGATGCGTTGGGCATCTTCAAGGCGCTGCTCGTCGGCGTCTCGTGGGGCGGGATGGTGGCCATGCGCGTGGCGCTGGACAACCCCATGCGCATCGTCGGGCTCGGGCTGATCGACACGACGGCCGACGCGCAGACGCGCATCCGCCGCGTGAAAGATCGCGTGATGAGCACCGTGTTTCGCACGATTGGGTTGCCGCCGAGCATCGTGGAAAAGCAGATCGCGCCGATGCTGTTCGCACCGAAGACGCTGCGCGAGCGTCCGGAGCTGGCCGAGCGCGTCTACTCGCGGGTCAGTGGCTTTCCGCGCCTGGGGGTCAGCCGCGCGGTGAAGGCGGTTTCGGTCGAGCGGCAGAGCATCTTGGACAAGGTGCGGGCCATCAGCTGCCCGACCCTCGTCGTGTGCGGGCGCGAGGATGCGTCGGCACCGCCCGCGCGTTCGGAGGCCATCGTGAACCGGCTGCCGCGCGCGACGATGCGCCTCATCGACGATGCGGGGCATGCCTCGCCCATCGAGCAGCCGGAGGCCGTCAACGCCGTGCTGGTTCCCTTCGTGCGCGAGCATCTCACGAGCGAGGTCCAGCCGCAGGTCTAA
- a CDS encoding MBL fold metallo-hydrolase, whose translation MSELAYTIFDSADSSLNKTSVLVTGASEALVVDAAFTRADGHRIVANVLDSGKTLTTVLITAGDPDFYFGAEVIADAFPGVRFLAPADVIAHIRQTYEKKLVAWAHLGANLPSRLVDIQPLTTGSVTVDGVALEVRRGSEQLGNRAWYVFEPTRRALLGGTLLFQGLHVWTADTATKELRAEWIRALDGLEALRPTFVAAGHRSSGSSTDIVAIRHTREYLRRFESAVAEAANAAEAEAALLAAYPNAGLKIAANLGAKVAKGEMSWG comes from the coding sequence ATGAGCGAGCTCGCCTACACCATCTTCGACTCTGCAGATTCCTCCCTCAACAAGACCAGCGTGTTGGTAACCGGTGCGAGCGAAGCCCTCGTCGTCGACGCCGCCTTCACCCGTGCCGATGGTCATCGGATCGTCGCGAACGTGCTCGATTCGGGAAAGACGCTCACCACCGTTCTGATCACCGCGGGCGACCCTGACTTCTATTTCGGCGCCGAGGTGATCGCCGATGCCTTCCCCGGTGTGCGGTTTCTGGCACCCGCGGATGTCATCGCGCACATCCGCCAGACCTACGAGAAGAAGCTCGTCGCATGGGCGCATCTTGGCGCGAACCTGCCTAGCCGCCTGGTCGACATCCAGCCGCTCACCACCGGCAGCGTCACGGTCGACGGTGTCGCGCTCGAAGTGCGCCGCGGCAGCGAGCAACTTGGCAATCGAGCGTGGTACGTCTTCGAACCAACGCGACGAGCTCTGCTCGGTGGCACCTTGTTGTTTCAGGGGCTGCACGTATGGACCGCGGATACCGCGACCAAGGAACTGCGGGCGGAATGGATCCGCGCACTCGACGGACTCGAAGCCCTGCGACCGACGTTCGTGGCCGCCGGACATCGCAGTTCCGGATCGTCCACGGACATCGTGGCCATCCGTCACACGCGTGAGTATCTTCGGCGCTTCGAGAGCGCCGTTGCCGAAGCGGCCAATGCCGCCGAGGCCGAGGCGGCACTGCTTGCCGCGTACCCGAATGCCGGATTGAAAATCGCCGCGAACCTGGGCGCCAAGGTTGCGAAGGGAGAGATGTCATGGGGCTGA
- a CDS encoding Glu/Leu/Phe/Val dehydrogenase, with translation MTDSENKPVPVPPPSRTSLPSTTTKKEYDFFGVIQDYLDEAAAAANLELFVRTILSQPKNEIIVNFPVRMDNGEVKLFKGYRVQHNNLLGPFKGGIRFHPDVSLDDVKALAAMMTWKSALMRLPFGGGKGGIKFDPHSVTPHELQKITRRFTHALGMNIGPDYDIPAPDVGTNGQTMAWMMDTYSNMIGSYQKQSVKGVVTGKPVASGGTLGRAKATAQGMVFCLIEWAKEHNFQLEGKTMTVQGFGNVGSHTAVILARLGVSTIAVGDHTGYLFNPEGFNAHKLQDYVQHHGSIAGYPGGKPISREEFFATKADIFAPSALENQIKEAEARQLQCTVIVEGANGPTNPAGEKILEERGITILPDVLANSGGVTVSYYEWVQNKRSESWTEEEVDEKLERAMERAYREVSDYARNKKVSLRIAAYAIALSRIEAVYKEREIFP, from the coding sequence ATGACCGACTCGGAAAACAAGCCCGTTCCCGTGCCCCCGCCGTCGCGCACGTCGCTCCCGTCGACGACGACGAAGAAAGAATACGACTTTTTCGGAGTGATTCAGGACTACCTCGATGAAGCCGCGGCCGCGGCGAACCTCGAGCTGTTCGTCCGCACCATCCTGAGCCAGCCGAAGAACGAGATCATCGTCAACTTCCCGGTCCGGATGGATAACGGAGAGGTCAAACTCTTCAAAGGTTACCGCGTTCAGCACAACAATCTGCTCGGACCGTTCAAGGGCGGCATCCGCTTCCATCCCGACGTCAGCCTCGACGACGTGAAGGCCCTCGCCGCGATGATGACGTGGAAGAGCGCCCTCATGCGCCTGCCGTTCGGCGGTGGCAAAGGCGGCATCAAGTTCGACCCGCACAGCGTCACGCCGCACGAGCTGCAGAAGATCACGCGCCGCTTTACGCATGCCCTCGGCATGAACATCGGCCCGGATTACGACATCCCCGCCCCCGACGTCGGCACCAATGGCCAGACGATGGCGTGGATGATGGACACGTACTCCAACATGATCGGCAGCTACCAAAAGCAGAGCGTGAAGGGCGTCGTCACCGGCAAGCCCGTCGCCTCCGGCGGTACGCTCGGCCGCGCCAAGGCCACTGCGCAAGGCATGGTCTTCTGCCTCATCGAGTGGGCGAAGGAGCACAACTTCCAGCTCGAAGGCAAGACGATGACGGTGCAGGGCTTCGGCAACGTCGGCTCGCACACCGCGGTCATCCTCGCGCGCCTCGGCGTTTCGACCATCGCGGTCGGCGACCACACGGGCTACCTGTTCAACCCGGAGGGCTTCAACGCCCACAAGCTCCAGGACTACGTGCAGCACCACGGGTCGATCGCGGGCTACCCGGGCGGCAAGCCCATCTCGCGTGAAGAGTTCTTCGCCACCAAGGCGGACATCTTCGCCCCGTCGGCGCTCGAGAATCAGATCAAAGAAGCCGAAGCCCGCCAGCTTCAGTGCACGGTCATCGTGGAAGGCGCCAACGGCCCGACGAACCCGGCCGGCGAGAAGATCCTCGAAGAGCGCGGCATCACGATCCTTCCCGACGTCCTCGCCAACTCGGGCGGCGTCACCGTCAGCTACTACGAGTGGGTGCAGAACAAGCGCTCCGAGAGCTGGACGGAAGAAGAGGTCGACGAGAAGCTCGAACGCGCCATGGAGCGGGCCTACCGCGAGGTGAGCGACTACGCTCGCAACAAGAAGGTGAGCCTCCGCATCGCGGCGTACGCCATCGCGCTCTCGCGCATCGAGGCCGTGTACAAGGAGCGCGAGATCTTCCCCTGA
- a CDS encoding type II toxin-antitoxin system VapC family toxin, whose product MRYLLDTHCWLWLQSEPERLSALLDRLADPANELLLSAASSWEISIKYALGKLPLPLPPAEYVPSRMQSSGTSSLPVHHAHALQVSKLPRHHGDPFDRLLISQAQCEGLQIVTADAAFSAYDVELLRP is encoded by the coding sequence ATGAGGTATCTGCTCGATACGCATTGCTGGCTTTGGCTGCAAAGCGAGCCTGAACGCCTCTCCGCCCTGCTCGATCGCCTCGCCGACCCAGCGAACGAGCTGCTCTTGTCCGCGGCCAGCTCGTGGGAGATCTCGATCAAATACGCGCTCGGCAAACTGCCCTTGCCACTTCCGCCGGCGGAATACGTGCCTTCGCGCATGCAGTCCAGCGGCACTTCCAGTCTGCCGGTTCATCATGCGCACGCCCTGCAGGTCAGCAAACTGCCACGCCATCACGGTGATCCGTTCGATCGACTGCTCATCTCCCAGGCGCAGTGCGAAGGGCTCCAAATCGTGACGGCCGATGCCGCGTTTTCTGCGTACGACGTGGAACTCCTTCGCCCTTGA
- a CDS encoding helix-turn-helix transcriptional regulator encodes MRAGQVQEWGNIAAINGPVVLFTPTALDAETRECIRHAGVVTPNHWSHEAIANAPAGNALDVAFAAAALADAPSGIRSAALMRALATTLLLLVMSMPTGNGLQGPAPHPAFVWFRDELEANFRTRHKVAEYAARLGYSTRTLNRLARHNTGLSAKQLIDERIVLEARRSLAHGRDSVAQIAEHLGFDDASNFAKYFQQRTGMSPSLFRNGTRDPRSLA; translated from the coding sequence GTGCGGGCGGGACAGGTGCAGGAATGGGGCAACATCGCCGCGATCAACGGGCCGGTGGTCCTCTTCACGCCGACCGCGCTCGATGCCGAGACGCGCGAGTGCATTCGGCATGCGGGCGTGGTCACGCCCAATCACTGGTCCCACGAGGCGATCGCGAACGCCCCGGCGGGCAACGCGCTCGACGTCGCATTCGCAGCTGCGGCCCTTGCGGATGCCCCGAGCGGAATCCGCAGCGCGGCGCTGATGCGCGCGCTCGCCACGACGCTGCTGTTGCTCGTCATGAGCATGCCCACGGGCAATGGCTTGCAAGGCCCGGCGCCGCATCCTGCCTTCGTATGGTTTCGCGACGAGCTGGAGGCGAACTTCCGCACCCGCCACAAGGTCGCCGAATACGCTGCGCGCCTAGGTTATTCGACGCGCACCCTCAATCGACTGGCGCGGCACAACACGGGACTGAGCGCGAAACAGCTCATCGACGAGCGCATCGTGCTCGAGGCAAGGCGTTCCCTGGCACACGGCCGGGATTCGGTTGCGCAAATCGCCGAGCACCTCGGGTTCGACGATGCGTCGAACTTCGCCAAGTACTTCCAGCAACGCACGGGCATGTCACCCTCGCTCTTCCGGAATGGCACCCGGGATCCACGCAGCCTCGCTTAG